The following DNA comes from Microcella sp..
TCATCGAGGCGCTCGACGGGGCCGGCTTCTTCATCAACGAGTACGGCATCGACGCGGTGATTCTGCATGTGGCCATCGCCGTCGACCGCGCCCGCCGTGACCAGCACCTGCCTGACGCAGCGACGACGACGGTGCCCGAGCGGCACCTGCCGATCGTGCAGATTCTCGAGCGGCTCACGACCGAGCACTTCGAGGTCGCTCTCACTCTCGCCGACACCGACTACCTGGCCCGACTGCTCATCACGCGCGTCATCGCGCCCGGCAACGGCCCGGCGGGTGAGACGGTCGTCGACGAGGACGACGTCGCGACGGTACGGCGCATTGTCGACCTCGTGCTTGAGGAATATGTCGTCGACTTCCGCGACGAGGCGTTCATCACGCGACTCGCGATCCACCTCGGCAACCTCGTGGCGCGGGCGCGCGAGAACGCGCACACCCGCAACCCCCTCACACGCTCGATCAAGAGCTCGTACCCGCTCATCTTCGACATCGCTGTCTACATCGCGTCGATCGTGCAGAGAGAGCGCGGCATCACGGTCGACGACGATGAGATCTCGTACATCGCCCTCCACCTCGGCTCGCACCTCGAGCGGGTGTCGCGCCGCGAAGAGCGCGTCTCGTGCACGATCGTGTGCCCGAGCTACTACGACCTGCACACGATTCTGCGCACGCGCATCGAGCGCGAGCTCGGCGGCGAAGTGAGCGTTGAGTTCGTGGTGACCCGCACCGACGTCGACCCGCGTGAGCTCACGAGCGATCTCGTCATCTCGACGATTCCGACGACCTCGGCGCGCGACGGAGTCGTCGTCGTGCAACCGTTCCTCACCGATGACGACATCGACGCGATCCGCGCCGCGGCTTCGCGGGTGCGACGTCAACGGCGGCGCGCGCGCATCACTGATGAGCTACTCGAGTACTTCGATGAGCGATTGTTCTTCACTGCGCCGCCCGGCGACGACCCCGAGTCGATCATCCGCGGGCTCGGCGCCGCTCTCGTCGACGCCGACGTCATCGACGAGGCCTACGTCGCCGCCGCACTCGAGCGCGAGCGCATGTCGTCGACAGCCTTCACCGAGACCCTTGCCGTGCCCCACGCCATGGGGCTCACCGCCGAACGCACCGCGATCGCCATTGCCCTCTCGCCGGCGCCGATCGCGTGGGGGGATGCCCGCGTCTCAGTCATCGCCTTCATCGCCTTCTCGGCGGAAGGCCGAGCACGATTCCAACCGCTGTTCGATCAGTTCATCGAGGTCTTCGCGAGTCGTCGTGACGTCGCCGAGCTCGTGCGCGACTCCTCCGACTTCGCCGCTTTCATCGAGCAGCTCGCGCAGCTCATCGAGCGCGGCTGACGGCTACTCGTAGACCTTCACGACGAACCAGCGCGCCGGGTCGCCCTCGTCGCGCACGTCGAACACGCAGCTGCGCCCGTCGTCGGCCGTGGCCTGAAACCGCCAGCCGGTGCAGCTGCGAGGGGCGAGCTCGAGGGCTCGAGCATCCACATCGAGACGACGCCACCACGAAACCGGCTCGGTGATGACGGTCGGGTGATCGGAGACTCGCCATCGGGTGCCCGCCCAGACGAGGCGCAGCGGGCGCCCCTGCTCGTCTGCCCACAGCATCGCGAGCGGATCGGGGTCGTCGGAGGGGAAAGTACGGTGAGCAGGGGCCGGCACGGCAGTCTCGCCTTCACAGGTCGCGCGCACTCCGGCCCGGCGCTCAGCTGATGGGGATCAGTCGAACGTACGTTCGAGCGCCGACACTACGCCGCCGGGCCGCGACACGCCAAGCGCGTCTCTGATCAGCGTCGGGCGACGAGCTCATCGAGCAGGGCTGCGAGCGCCGAAGGCTGCTCGACCGGAGTGACGTGGTCTCCCGGAACGTGCTCGATGCGCGCCTGCGGCACCCTCTCGGCGAGCATCGCCGCTGCGGCCGCATCGAGCACGTAGTCGTCGCGCCCGGCGACGGCGAGCAGGGGAATGCGAAGCTCGCCCAACCGGTCGCTCACGTCGTCGGGGTTCACGAGCACGGCCCGCATGGCCCGCGCGAGGACGCGACGATTGGCCGTTCGCACCTGCTCGATCATGCGCAGGGCGATCTCGCTACCGCGCGCGGCCGGGTCGAACAGGGCGGCGACGATCTGCCGGCCGTACCAGCGCGGTGCTCCGATCGCCATGAGCAGGGCGACGAGGGTGCGGTAGCGGCGACGCTCGGCGGCCGTGCGCGGCGCGAGCGGGGTGTTGACGAGCCCGAGCGCCACGACGCGATCGGGGTGGTCGAGCGCGACCCGCAGCGACGACATTCCACCCCACGAGTGGCCGATCAGGGTCGCCCGCTCTATACCGAGGGCATTCATGATCTGGATGCTTGCGCGAGCATCATCCTGCACCGAGTACTCGCGGCCGGGGTCGCCGCTCGCGCCGTGCCCCGGGGCGTCGATGAGCACGACCCTGTGAGTGGACGCGTACCGCTCGCCGATCGGGCGCCACAGTTCGCGGTCGAGGAAGATGCCGTGCCGCAGCACGAGAACCGGGGCGTCGGGGTGACCGAGCTCGAGCACGGCCAGTTCACCGACGTCGGTGGGGATGCGGTGCTCTCGTGCGGTGACGGATGACATGACGACCTCTCGTGGTGAGTAAACGGTTGTAAACACGAGATATATAAACAGTTGTTTACTAGAGTGTCAAGCATGAGTTCTGCGACCCCCGCTCCGCGCGCTCGCAATCGCCCCGGAGAGGGCGGGCGCCTGCGCGACGACATCGTCGACGCCGCCGACGCCCTGCTCGCCGACGCCGGCTCGGCCGCTCGCCTGAGCTTGCGCGCCATCGCGCGCGAAGTCGGCATCACCGCCCCGGCCATCTACGCGCACTTCTCGACGAAGGAGCAGCTGCTCAGCGCTGTCGTTGCCCGGCGGTTCGGCGGGCTCGCGCAAGCGCTGCAGGACGCGCGGCCCTCCGGCTCGGCCGACGACGAGACGATCGCCGCGATCGCGATCGTGCGTGCGCGAACGGGGGCCTACGTCGCGTACGGCCTCGAGTATCCGGGCGTCTATGCGGCCCTGTTCGGGCCCGACGCCGACCACCTGGGCTTCACCTTCGAGGGCTCGCCGGGCGAAGAGGTGTTCGCGGCGCTGCTCGATCCGGTGTCGATCGCGCTCGGCGACCGCGCCGACGCCCTGGCCGTGGCGACCGACCTGTGGGTGGCCATGCACGGCATCGTGACCCTGCGGTCGAGCCAGCGCGGCTTCGTCTGGGGCGACCTCGATGCGCAGCTCGACCGCGTGGTGGGCGCCCTGCTGGCCGCTGCACCCACACGCTAGCCTCGACTCATGCCGCTGACCGGAGAGTACGCACCGAGCACATCTGCCTGGGCCCGTGAGCAGGCCGAGCTCTACGAGCGCACGAACGGCGCCGAGGGCAATGACTTGCGCGGCCGAAAGATCATCGTGCTCACGACTCTCGGTGCCAAGACGGGCAAGCTGCGCAAGACCGCGCTCATG
Coding sequences within:
- a CDS encoding alpha/beta fold hydrolase produces the protein MSSVTAREHRIPTDVGELAVLELGHPDAPVLVLRHGIFLDRELWRPIGERYASTHRVVLIDAPGHGASGDPGREYSVQDDARASIQIMNALGIERATLIGHSWGGMSSLRVALDHPDRVVALGLVNTPLAPRTAAERRRYRTLVALLMAIGAPRWYGRQIVAALFDPAARGSEIALRMIEQVRTANRRVLARAMRAVLVNPDDVSDRLGELRIPLLAVAGRDDYVLDAAAAAMLAERVPQARIEHVPGDHVTPVEQPSALAALLDELVARR
- a CDS encoding TetR/AcrR family transcriptional regulator, which translates into the protein MSSATPAPRARNRPGEGGRLRDDIVDAADALLADAGSAARLSLRAIAREVGITAPAIYAHFSTKEQLLSAVVARRFGGLAQALQDARPSGSADDETIAAIAIVRARTGAYVAYGLEYPGVYAALFGPDADHLGFTFEGSPGEEVFAALLDPVSIALGDRADALAVATDLWVAMHGIVTLRSSQRGFVWGDLDAQLDRVVGALLAAAPTR
- a CDS encoding BglG family transcription antiterminator, whose translation is MADKYGRMLELLFQADDWVTATELAEQLGVTTRSVRSYVAAAKSAAHPRAIVAASTAGYRLNREQYADFLDESRERSGGSAETPQDRVHHLVRRLTESQLGIDVHELADSLFVSESTIEADLRKVKALVEGASASLERRGSVVRLTGSEGARRRLLSSLVQSESTQGMLDLDAIESEFALAGLGAFKTELIEALDGAGFFINEYGIDAVILHVAIAVDRARRDQHLPDAATTTVPERHLPIVQILERLTTEHFEVALTLADTDYLARLLITRVIAPGNGPAGETVVDEDDVATVRRIVDLVLEEYVVDFRDEAFITRLAIHLGNLVARARENAHTRNPLTRSIKSSYPLIFDIAVYIASIVQRERGITVDDDEISYIALHLGSHLERVSRREERVSCTIVCPSYYDLHTILRTRIERELGGEVSVEFVVTRTDVDPRELTSDLVISTIPTTSARDGVVVVQPFLTDDDIDAIRAAASRVRRQRRRARITDELLEYFDERLFFTAPPGDDPESIIRGLGAALVDADVIDEAYVAAALERERMSSTAFTETLAVPHAMGLTAERTAIAIALSPAPIAWGDARVSVIAFIAFSAEGRARFQPLFDQFIEVFASRRDVAELVRDSSDFAAFIEQLAQLIERG